A section of the Serratia liquefaciens ATCC 27592 genome encodes:
- a CDS encoding ABC transporter ATP-binding protein, which translates to MIVFSSLQIRRGTRVLLDNATATVNPGQKVGLVGKNGCGKSTLLALLKGEMAADGGSYTFPSNWALAWVNQETPALDVPALEYVIDGDREFRQLEADLQLANDKNDGHAIATLHGKLDAIDAWTIRSRAASLLHGLGFSNEQLLNPVRAFSGGWRMRLNLAQALVCRSDLLLLDEPTNHLDLDAVIWLERWLKGYPGTLVLISHDRDFLDPIVDKILHIEQETINEYTGNYSSFERQRSTKLAQQQSLYLNQQEKVAHLQSYIDRFRAQATKAKQAQSRIKMLERMELIAPAHVDNPFSFSFRQPESLPNPLLRMEKVSAGYGDKVILNSIKLNLVPGSRIGLLGRNGAGKSTLIKMLAGSLEPLSGEIGLAKGIKLGYFAQHQLEFLRADESPLQHLSRIAPRVLEQQLRDYLGGFGFQGDKVTEATERFSGGEKARLVLALIVWQRPNLLLLDEPTNHLDLDMRQALTEALIDFEGALVVVSHDRHLLRSTTDDLYLVHDGQVEVFEGDLDDYQQWLSDLQRQENQQDAPEKENNGNSAQARKDQKRREAEFRSQTQPLRKQIAKLEQQMEKLGAELAAVEEKLADSALYDISRKADLTLCLQQQSQAKSALEETEMTWLDAQEQLERFTQEFES; encoded by the coding sequence ATGATTGTATTCTCCTCGCTACAAATCCGACGCGGCACCCGCGTCCTGCTGGACAACGCCACGGCGACGGTTAATCCAGGTCAGAAGGTCGGCCTGGTGGGTAAAAACGGCTGTGGCAAATCTACGCTGCTGGCCTTGCTAAAGGGTGAGATGGCCGCAGACGGCGGCAGCTACACCTTTCCAAGCAACTGGGCCCTGGCCTGGGTAAACCAGGAAACGCCGGCGCTCGACGTGCCGGCACTTGAGTATGTTATCGACGGCGACCGCGAATTCCGCCAGCTTGAAGCCGACCTGCAGCTGGCAAACGACAAAAACGACGGCCACGCCATCGCCACGCTGCACGGCAAGCTGGATGCCATCGACGCCTGGACCATACGCTCCCGCGCCGCCAGCCTGCTGCACGGCCTGGGGTTCTCCAACGAACAGCTGCTAAATCCAGTCAGAGCCTTCTCGGGCGGCTGGCGTATGCGCCTGAACCTGGCGCAGGCGCTGGTGTGCCGTTCTGATCTGCTGCTGCTCGACGAACCGACCAACCACCTGGATTTGGACGCGGTGATCTGGCTGGAGCGCTGGTTGAAAGGCTACCCTGGCACGCTGGTGCTGATTTCGCATGACCGCGACTTCCTGGATCCGATCGTCGATAAAATTCTGCATATCGAACAAGAGACCATCAACGAATACACCGGCAACTACTCCTCGTTCGAACGTCAGCGTTCGACCAAGCTGGCCCAGCAGCAGTCGCTGTACCTGAACCAGCAAGAGAAAGTGGCGCATCTGCAAAGCTATATTGACCGCTTCCGCGCGCAGGCCACCAAGGCCAAGCAGGCGCAGAGCCGTATCAAGATGCTCGAACGCATGGAACTGATCGCCCCGGCCCACGTGGATAACCCGTTCAGCTTCAGCTTCCGCCAGCCGGAAAGCTTGCCAAACCCGCTGCTGCGTATGGAGAAGGTCAGTGCCGGCTACGGCGACAAGGTGATCCTGAACTCGATCAAGCTGAATCTGGTGCCCGGCTCACGCATTGGCTTACTGGGCCGTAACGGCGCCGGCAAATCGACCCTGATCAAAATGCTGGCCGGTTCGCTTGAACCGTTGAGCGGTGAAATTGGCCTGGCAAAGGGCATTAAACTGGGTTACTTCGCCCAGCATCAGTTGGAATTCCTGCGGGCCGATGAATCGCCTCTGCAGCACCTGAGCCGCATCGCCCCACGTGTGCTGGAACAACAGCTGCGCGATTACCTTGGCGGCTTTGGTTTCCAGGGCGATAAGGTCACTGAAGCCACCGAGCGGTTCTCTGGCGGCGAGAAAGCGCGGCTGGTATTGGCGCTGATCGTCTGGCAGCGCCCCAACCTGCTGCTGCTCGATGAACCGACCAACCACCTGGATCTGGACATGCGTCAGGCGCTGACCGAAGCGCTGATCGATTTCGAGGGTGCGTTGGTGGTGGTCTCGCACGACCGTCACCTGTTGCGCTCTACCACGGACGATCTCTATCTGGTGCATGATGGCCAGGTGGAAGTGTTCGAAGGCGATCTGGACGACTATCAGCAATGGCTGAGCGACCTGCAACGTCAGGAAAACCAGCAGGACGCCCCGGAGAAAGAGAACAACGGCAACAGTGCGCAGGCACGTAAAGACCAGAAGCGTCGCGAAGCCGAGTTCCGCAGCCAGACTCAGCCACTGCGCAAGCAAATTGCCAAGCTGGAACAACAGATGGAAAAACTGGGCGCCGAACTGGCGGCGGTAGAAGAGAAGCTGGCGGACTCCGCGCTGTACGACATCAGCCGCAAGGCCGATCTGACTCTCTGCCTACAGCAACAAAGTCAGGCCAAGTCCGCCTTGGAAGAAACGGAAATGACCTGGCTGGATGCGCAGGAGCAGTTGGAACGCTTTACGCAAGAGTTCGAATCCTAA
- the tauD gene encoding taurine dioxygenase, whose translation MNERLSITPLGPYIGALVENVDLARPLGDGQFEQLYHALLKHQVLFLRNQPITPLQQRNLAGRFGDLHIHPVYPQAADVKEIIVLDTHDNNPPDNDNWHTDVTFIENPPLGAILAAKTLPTTGGDTLWASGIAAYEALSAPFKQLLAGLQAEHDFTKSFPEYKHRGSEEEHQRWQLAVQKNPPLLHPVVRTHPVSGRQALFVNEGFTTRIVDLAPKESDALLNFLFAHITKPEFQVRWRWQENDIAIWDNRVTQHYANADYLPQRRIMHRATILGDKPFYKG comes from the coding sequence ATGAACGAACGTTTGAGTATCACCCCGTTGGGGCCTTATATCGGTGCGCTGGTGGAGAATGTTGATTTGGCGCGCCCGCTGGGCGACGGTCAATTCGAGCAGCTCTACCACGCGTTGCTCAAACATCAGGTGCTGTTCTTGCGCAATCAGCCGATCACGCCGTTGCAACAGCGTAATTTGGCCGGCCGCTTTGGCGATCTGCACATCCATCCGGTTTACCCGCAAGCCGCCGATGTGAAAGAGATTATCGTGCTGGATACCCATGACAATAATCCGCCGGACAACGATAACTGGCATACCGACGTGACCTTTATCGAAAACCCACCGCTGGGGGCGATTTTGGCCGCGAAAACACTGCCTACCACCGGCGGTGATACGCTGTGGGCCAGCGGTATCGCAGCTTATGAAGCCTTGTCTGCCCCTTTTAAGCAGTTGTTGGCGGGCCTGCAGGCGGAGCATGACTTCACCAAATCATTCCCGGAATACAAGCACCGCGGCAGCGAAGAGGAACATCAGCGCTGGCAGTTGGCGGTACAGAAAAACCCACCGCTGTTGCACCCGGTGGTACGTACCCACCCGGTCAGCGGCCGGCAGGCGCTGTTCGTCAACGAAGGTTTCACGACCAGAATTGTTGATTTGGCACCGAAGGAAAGTGACGCGCTGCTGAACTTCCTGTTTGCTCACATTACCAAGCCGGAGTTCCAGGTGCGCTGGCGCTGGCAGGAAAATGACATCGCCATTTGGGATAACCGCGTGACGCAACATTACGCCAACGCGGATTATCTGCCACAGCGGCGCATTATGCACCGTGCGACCATCTTGGGGGATAAACCCTTTTACAAGGGGTGA
- the tauC gene encoding taurine ABC transporter permease TauC: protein MSLHSALKEVAQPKAAAPRRFSVPRNVWLSSTTLLVVLAIWWGVTALNLISPLFLPAPQQVLHQLITIASPQGFMDATLWQHLAASLGRILVALLAAVIIGVPVGIAMGLNDTVRGILDPLIEIYRPVPPLAYLPLMVIWFGIGETSKILLIYLAIFAPVTLSAVAGVRSVAQVRVRAARALGANRWQVLRFVVLPSALPEILTGIRIGLGVGWSTLVAAELIAATRGLGFMVQSAGEFLATDVVLAGIGVIAIIAFGLELGLRALQRRLTPWHGVQQ from the coding sequence ATGAGCCTGCATTCTGCCCTTAAAGAGGTTGCCCAGCCGAAGGCTGCGGCACCGCGACGCTTTAGCGTGCCACGCAACGTCTGGTTGAGCAGCACCACCCTGTTGGTGGTGCTGGCTATTTGGTGGGGCGTGACCGCGTTGAACCTGATCAGCCCGTTGTTCTTGCCGGCGCCGCAGCAGGTGCTGCATCAGTTGATCACCATAGCCAGCCCGCAGGGTTTTATGGATGCCACGCTATGGCAGCATCTGGCCGCCAGCCTGGGGCGCATCCTGGTTGCGTTGCTGGCCGCGGTGATTATCGGGGTGCCGGTGGGTATTGCCATGGGGCTGAACGATACGGTACGCGGCATTCTCGATCCGCTGATTGAAATTTATCGCCCGGTGCCGCCGCTGGCCTATTTACCGCTGATGGTGATTTGGTTCGGCATCGGTGAAACTTCGAAGATCCTGCTGATTTATCTGGCGATTTTCGCCCCGGTGACGCTGTCCGCCGTGGCGGGAGTGCGTAGCGTGGCTCAGGTTCGGGTGCGCGCGGCGCGCGCGCTGGGCGCCAACCGCTGGCAGGTGCTGCGTTTTGTGGTGCTGCCGAGCGCCTTGCCGGAGATTTTAACCGGTATCCGTATTGGGCTGGGGGTCGGCTGGTCGACGCTGGTCGCAGCAGAACTGATTGCCGCCACGCGCGGTCTGGGATTTATGGTGCAATCCGCCGGAGAGTTTTTGGCCACCGATGTGGTGCTGGCCGGTATCGGTGTGATTGCGATTATTGCATTTGGGCTGGAACTGGGGCTGCGTGCCTTGCAGCGCCGATTGACCCCGTGGCATGGAGTACAGCAATGA
- the tauB gene encoding taurine ABC transporter ATP-binding subunit: MLNVNHLSAEYQGRPALRDVSFQIDAGQLVVVLGPSGCGKTTLLNLIAGFIEPSAGSITLDEVPVKGPGAERGVVFQHEGLLPWRNVVDNVEFGLQLAGVGKPQRREVALQMLQRVGLAGYDQHFIWQLSGGMRQRVGIARALAANPRLLLLDEPFGALDAFTREQMQELLLTIWRDTGKQVLLITHDIEEAVFLASELLLLSPGPGQVVERLALNFGQRYADGEPCRSIKSDPEFIAQREYVLGKVFQQREALL; the protein is encoded by the coding sequence ATGCTAAACGTTAACCATCTTTCAGCAGAGTACCAGGGGCGTCCTGCGCTGCGCGACGTCTCGTTCCAGATTGACGCTGGACAACTGGTGGTGGTGCTTGGCCCTTCGGGCTGTGGCAAAACCACGCTGCTGAATTTGATCGCCGGGTTTATCGAGCCTTCAGCTGGCAGCATCACGCTTGACGAAGTTCCCGTAAAAGGCCCCGGAGCCGAGCGGGGCGTGGTGTTCCAGCATGAAGGTTTACTGCCGTGGCGTAACGTGGTGGATAACGTCGAATTTGGCTTGCAGCTGGCCGGGGTCGGCAAGCCGCAGCGTCGTGAAGTGGCGCTGCAGATGTTACAGCGCGTCGGTTTGGCCGGTTATGATCAGCACTTCATCTGGCAGCTTTCCGGTGGCATGCGCCAGCGCGTGGGCATAGCTCGCGCACTGGCGGCCAATCCGCGTTTGCTGTTGCTGGATGAGCCGTTCGGTGCATTGGATGCTTTCACCCGTGAACAAATGCAGGAACTGCTGCTGACCATCTGGCGGGATACCGGCAAGCAGGTGTTGTTGATTACCCACGATATTGAAGAGGCGGTGTTCCTTGCCAGTGAGCTGCTGCTGCTGTCGCCGGGGCCGGGGCAGGTGGTGGAGCGTCTGGCGCTGAATTTCGGCCAACGCTATGCCGACGGTGAGCCTTGCCGTTCGATCAAGTCTGATCCTGAATTTATCGCCCAGCGCGAATACGTGCTGGGTAAAGTCTTCCAACAGCGTGAGGCCTTGTTATGA
- the tauA gene encoding taurine ABC transporter substrate-binding protein, producing the protein MASKLFALRSAVLLALSLGTASAYAVDVTVAYQTSAEPAKVAQAENSFAKQSGATVDWRKFDSGSSVLRALASGDVQIGNIGSSPLAVAASQKLPIEVFLIASQLGSSEALVVKKEIKSPQDLIGKRIAVPFISTTHYSLLASLKHWGIKPEQVKILNLQPPAIAAAWQRGDIDGAYVWAPVVNELAKQGKVLTDSAQVGQWGAPTLDVWVVRKDFAEKHPEVVTAFAASALNAQKAYLAQPEQWLKDKGNLSTLSRLSGVPEEQIPVLVQGNTYLPVAEQITQLGQPVDKAIHDTAEFLKQQGKIPQVDSDYSAYVTDRFVKQVQAAPQS; encoded by the coding sequence ATGGCGAGCAAACTCTTTGCATTACGCAGCGCGGTACTACTGGCGTTGTCACTCGGCACAGCCAGCGCCTATGCGGTGGACGTGACCGTGGCCTACCAGACTTCGGCGGAACCCGCCAAGGTGGCGCAGGCGGAAAACAGCTTCGCCAAACAGTCCGGCGCTACCGTTGACTGGCGCAAATTCGACAGTGGCTCCAGCGTGCTGCGCGCATTGGCTTCCGGGGATGTCCAGATTGGCAACATCGGTTCCAGCCCATTGGCGGTGGCCGCCAGCCAAAAACTGCCTATCGAAGTGTTTTTGATCGCCTCCCAGCTCGGCAGTTCCGAAGCGCTGGTGGTGAAAAAAGAGATTAAAAGCCCGCAGGATCTGATCGGTAAGCGCATCGCCGTACCCTTTATCTCAACCACGCACTACAGCCTGTTGGCTTCTCTGAAGCACTGGGGTATCAAGCCAGAGCAGGTCAAAATCCTCAATCTGCAACCGCCGGCCATCGCCGCGGCCTGGCAGCGCGGTGATATCGATGGCGCCTATGTTTGGGCTCCGGTGGTCAATGAGTTGGCCAAACAGGGCAAGGTGCTGACGGATTCCGCCCAGGTCGGACAATGGGGCGCCCCGACGCTCGACGTTTGGGTAGTGCGCAAGGACTTTGCCGAGAAGCATCCTGAAGTGGTGACGGCCTTTGCCGCCAGCGCACTGAACGCCCAAAAAGCCTATTTGGCGCAGCCGGAACAGTGGCTGAAGGACAAGGGCAACCTCAGCACGCTGTCCCGGTTGAGCGGCGTGCCGGAAGAGCAGATACCGGTGCTGGTGCAGGGCAATACTTACCTGCCGGTCGCCGAACAGATCACCCAGCTTGGTCAGCCGGTGGACAAAGCCATTCATGACACCGCCGAGTTCCTCAAACAGCAGGGCAAAATTCCCCAGGTCGACAGCGATTACAGTGCCTATGTCACCGATCGCTTTGTGAAACAGGTGCAGGCTGCGCCGCAGTCGTAA
- a CDS encoding PhzF family phenazine biosynthesis protein, which produces MAENYFHVVAFTGEGLRGNPAGVCLLKQPLSTAEMQAIANELSLPETSFVWDDGDMSAIRWFTPHREVDLCGHGTLAAAHVMFSAVNPALQDIRFRSASGDLYVKRDAEDGERLILDFPSRPPQKIATPAGLSALLGVEPQEVWQANALLVVLENEAQVRALQPDIPALITLAGRAVIASAPGETVDFVSRYFTLDGGEDPVTGSAHCTLMPYWSARLGRHQLHARQISARGGELFCELKGDRTLIGGYAQIFLRGELSL; this is translated from the coding sequence ATGGCAGAAAATTACTTCCACGTAGTGGCCTTCACCGGCGAAGGGCTTCGCGGCAATCCGGCCGGCGTATGCCTGCTGAAACAGCCGTTGTCGACCGCCGAGATGCAAGCGATCGCCAATGAGCTGAGCCTGCCTGAAACCAGCTTCGTCTGGGACGATGGCGATATGTCGGCCATTCGCTGGTTTACTCCCCATCGTGAGGTGGATCTGTGCGGCCACGGCACGCTGGCGGCGGCGCACGTGATGTTCAGCGCGGTCAATCCGGCGTTGCAGGATATCCGTTTCCGTTCGGCAAGCGGTGATTTGTACGTTAAGCGCGACGCCGAAGATGGCGAACGCTTGATCCTGGATTTTCCGTCCCGACCGCCGCAAAAAATCGCGACGCCTGCCGGGCTGAGCGCGCTATTGGGCGTTGAACCGCAGGAAGTGTGGCAAGCCAATGCGCTGCTGGTGGTGCTGGAAAACGAAGCGCAGGTGCGAGCGTTGCAGCCGGATATCCCGGCGTTGATTACTTTGGCCGGGCGCGCGGTGATCGCCAGCGCACCGGGCGAAACGGTGGATTTCGTTTCGCGCTATTTCACGCTGGACGGCGGTGAGGATCCGGTTACCGGCTCTGCACACTGCACGTTGATGCCTTACTGGAGCGCCCGTCTCGGCCGCCATCAATTACACGCGCGGCAGATTTCGGCGCGCGGCGGTGAGCTGTTCTGCGAACTGAAAGGCGACCGTACCCTGATAGGCGGCTATGCGCAGATTTTTTTGCGTGGCGAACTGAGCCTGTAA
- a CDS encoding LysE family translocator — MEPSLFLSMLGFLWVAAITPGPNNMLLTTSGANFGFMRSLLLMIGIMLGMQSILLLVAFGVGSLILVYPALHLVLKILGSLYLLWLAWKVATAAYEKLETDVAPPKPIRLYQGWLLQFLNPKAWLMALGAVASFSLAGDRYNTSIVAISLGILVVNIVAGVIWLGFGTVIGRLLRSKKAWIIFNLSMGLLTAACVLLIWH; from the coding sequence ATGGAACCGAGTTTATTTCTTTCGATGTTAGGCTTCCTGTGGGTCGCCGCAATCACGCCAGGCCCTAATAATATGTTGCTGACCACCTCCGGCGCCAATTTTGGTTTTATGCGCTCGCTGCTGTTGATGATAGGCATCATGCTGGGGATGCAAAGTATTTTGCTGCTGGTGGCGTTCGGGGTCGGCAGCCTGATCCTGGTTTATCCTGCGCTGCACCTGGTGCTGAAAATCCTCGGCAGCCTGTACCTGTTATGGCTGGCGTGGAAAGTGGCCACTGCCGCCTATGAAAAGCTGGAGACCGACGTGGCGCCGCCCAAACCGATACGCTTGTATCAGGGCTGGCTGTTGCAGTTCCTTAATCCCAAGGCCTGGCTGATGGCGCTGGGGGCGGTGGCCAGTTTTAGCCTGGCAGGCGACAGGTACAACACGTCGATTGTGGCGATCTCGCTGGGCATTTTGGTGGTGAATATCGTTGCCGGGGTGATTTGGCTCGGCTTCGGCACGGTGATTGGCCGCCTGTTACGCAGCAAAAAGGCCTGGATCATCTTTAATCTGTCTATGGGGCTGCTGACGGCGGCCTGTGTGTTACTCATCTGGCATTAA